A window from Brucella sp. BE17 encodes these proteins:
- the thiP gene encoding thiamine/thiamine pyrophosphate ABC transporter permease ThiP → MTAMPTEYGASSLTKMKPLAGVLALAFLVILGAGALLALAFEAGHGNFEASSNFDTYLWRIARFTVLQAIISSLLSVAFAIPVARALHAETRFPGRGLILRLFALPLALPALVAVLGITSIYGRNGFFAHISDAAGHPLQPDIYGITGILIAHVFFNMPLAVRFILASYESIPTDYWKLAAQFGMGNRARFRLIEWPVIRRSLPGMTGLIFMLCVTSFTTVLTLGGGPRATTLEVAIYQSLHFDFDPARAVALTATQLVLTLLVLILLRLTGRPSEEGFTHTATPRRFDRPRLGERLFNIAAILIGFLYVALPITGVVVSGLAADLIRLLSEKTVWRAITTSLALGFSAALISLVLSLALVAAREAVKNKPAANFFDTGASLILVMPPIVIGAGWFILLRHFTDPFAMAPLMVVTVNAAMAMPFAFRLLRPAWDTAAARHNRLCAQLGIRGVNRFRLIDWPSIRKPFGMAFAFAMALSIGDLGTIALFGSDALLTLPYLLLQRMGSYRTFDAAGLALILGLLCLALMMIADRSIASPKDNSAS, encoded by the coding sequence ATGACGGCAATGCCAACTGAATATGGCGCATCATCCCTGACCAAGATGAAACCCCTGGCAGGGGTATTGGCGCTGGCCTTTCTGGTCATACTCGGCGCGGGCGCACTCCTCGCACTGGCTTTTGAAGCAGGCCATGGCAATTTCGAGGCGAGCAGCAATTTCGATACCTATCTCTGGCGCATTGCCCGCTTCACCGTCCTTCAGGCTATCATCTCCAGTCTGCTTTCTGTTGCTTTCGCAATACCAGTTGCGCGCGCGCTTCATGCCGAAACCCGCTTTCCCGGACGCGGACTGATCCTGCGCCTTTTTGCCTTGCCACTCGCCCTGCCCGCCCTCGTGGCGGTACTGGGTATCACCAGCATCTACGGGCGCAATGGCTTTTTCGCCCATATTTCGGATGCAGCCGGGCATCCGCTTCAGCCTGATATCTATGGCATTACGGGCATCTTGATCGCGCATGTCTTCTTCAACATGCCGCTTGCAGTGCGTTTCATCCTTGCAAGCTATGAATCGATCCCCACCGATTACTGGAAACTTGCAGCACAGTTCGGCATGGGAAATCGCGCCCGTTTCCGACTGATCGAATGGCCGGTCATCCGCCGCAGCCTGCCGGGGATGACGGGCCTGATCTTCATGCTTTGCGTCACCAGCTTCACGACGGTGCTGACGCTTGGCGGCGGCCCCCGTGCGACAACGCTGGAAGTCGCAATCTACCAGAGCCTACATTTCGATTTCGACCCTGCACGTGCTGTGGCACTGACCGCCACCCAGCTGGTTCTGACATTGCTGGTCCTCATCCTCCTGCGCCTGACAGGCCGTCCATCCGAGGAAGGTTTTACGCATACGGCCACGCCGCGCCGCTTCGACAGGCCGCGTTTGGGGGAACGGCTGTTCAATATTGCGGCAATCCTCATCGGCTTTCTTTACGTCGCCTTGCCGATCACAGGTGTTGTGGTTTCAGGACTCGCCGCAGATCTGATCCGTCTTTTGAGCGAAAAAACCGTCTGGCGCGCGATCACAACGAGCCTTGCGCTGGGGTTTTCCGCTGCCCTAATTTCTCTTGTGCTTTCGCTGGCGCTGGTTGCAGCGCGCGAAGCGGTCAAAAACAAGCCTGCCGCAAATTTTTTTGATACGGGCGCAAGCCTTATCCTCGTCATGCCCCCAATCGTGATCGGTGCCGGCTGGTTCATCCTGCTGCGCCATTTTACCGATCCGTTCGCGATGGCACCGCTCATGGTTGTCACCGTCAATGCTGCAATGGCGATGCCTTTTGCCTTCCGGTTGCTGCGTCCAGCCTGGGACACGGCCGCAGCCCGCCATAATCGTCTCTGCGCGCAGCTTGGTATTCGCGGCGTCAATCGTTTCCGACTGATCGACTGGCCCTCGATACGCAAGCCTTTCGGCATGGCTTTTGCCTTCGCCATGGCTCTTTCCATCGGCGATCTCGGCACAATCGCACTTTTCGGCAGTGACGCACTTCTCACCCTGCCTTACCTGTTGTTGCAGCGCATGGGCAGCTATCGCACATTCGATGCGGCAGGGCTGGCCCTTATATTGGGGCTCCTATGCCTCGCTCTGATGATGATCGCCGACCGCAGCATCGCATCGCCAAAGGATAATTCTGCTTCATGA
- a CDS encoding RNA polymerase factor sigma-32 produces the protein MNSSSMHSSSAVPASRAPSFARGASPSSSPQSMIRSAMSAPYLERDEERDLAIRWKEMKDQDALHRITSAHMRLVISMAGRFRKFNLPMSDLIQEGYVGLLEAAARFDPNRDVRFSTYASWWIRASMQDYILRNWSIVRGGTSSAQKALFFNLRRLRSKLAQADDGLSKAEIYRQISDQLGVSTSDVEFMDSRLSGPDSSLSAPVGEDDAGTARRMDFLVDDSPLQDEIAENSIDTERRNQWLLDALDALNDRELHIIRKRRLEEGGVTLEVLGEKLGISKERVRQIESRALEKLKVALLSQHELAAYQA, from the coding sequence ATGAATTCGTCATCCATGCACAGTTCTTCCGCAGTTCCTGCCAGCCGCGCTCCTTCATTTGCTCGCGGTGCTTCTCCATCCTCCTCTCCGCAGTCCATGATCCGCAGCGCGATGAGTGCGCCTTATCTCGAACGTGATGAAGAACGCGATCTGGCTATACGCTGGAAAGAGATGAAGGATCAGGATGCACTTCATCGTATTACGTCGGCTCATATGCGTCTTGTGATATCGATGGCAGGGCGCTTCCGTAAATTCAATCTGCCGATGAGCGATCTTATCCAGGAAGGCTATGTCGGCCTTCTGGAAGCTGCTGCGCGCTTCGATCCCAACCGCGACGTGCGCTTTTCGACTTATGCATCCTGGTGGATAAGAGCTTCGATGCAGGACTATATTCTGCGTAACTGGTCAATCGTTCGCGGCGGTACGAGTTCGGCCCAAAAAGCCCTGTTCTTTAATCTTCGACGATTGCGCTCCAAACTTGCTCAAGCTGACGATGGTTTGAGCAAGGCTGAAATCTATCGCCAGATATCCGACCAGTTAGGTGTATCGACAAGCGATGTGGAATTCATGGACAGCCGTTTGTCGGGGCCGGATAGTTCGCTTTCGGCACCGGTTGGTGAGGATGATGCTGGCACAGCGCGGCGAATGGATTTCCTCGTAGACGATAGTCCTTTGCAGGATGAGATCGCGGAAAACTCTATCGATACGGAACGTCGCAATCAGTGGCTGCTTGATGCGCTTGATGCGCTTAATGACCGTGAGCTTCATATTATCCGCAAGCGCCGCCTGGAAGAAGGTGGCGTAACGCTGGAAGTTTTGGGCGAGAAACTGGGTATTTCGAAAGAGCGGGTGCGACAGATAGAAAGTCGGGCACTGGAAAAGCTGAAGGTCGCTCTCTTGAGCCAGCATGAACTTGCTGCTTATCAGGCTTGA
- a CDS encoding ABC-F family ATP-binding cassette domain-containing protein, whose translation MAPPLLRLDQIQLTFGGTPLLEDANLSVSEGDRIALVGRNGSGKSTLLKIAAGMVEPTSGEMFRHPGATVRYLPQMPDMDGFANVRTYVEAGLGPADDPHRVTYLLEHLGLSGEEKPDHLSGGEARRAALARVIAPQPDVLLLDEPTNHLDLTTIEWLEGELRQIRSAIVLISHDRRFLENVSRATVWLDRGLTRRIEQGFGHFEEWRDKVLEEEERDHHKLGRQIAREEHWLRYGVTARRKRNMRRLGELHSMRSDFRNHRKAQGAAVLAASDSKESGKLVIEAKGLSKAYGERELVKDFSIRVQRGDRIGLVGPNGAGKTTLLSLLTGKLEPDSGTLRLGVNLEMAELDQKREDLNLNDTLSHYLTDGRGESLIVNGEQRHVVSYMKDFLFQPEQARTPIRELSGGERARLMLARVLARPANLLILDEPTNDLDMETLDLLQELVAGFPGTVILVSHDRDFLDRTVTSVIAPEGNGSWLEYAGGYADMMAQRKEQALSRRAVKAAGLRNDDKQDREAAQPKREEKRKLSYKQKFALETLPTKMDALAKEIDVLEGKLADPALYAKDPALFAKTADLLEKKRAENAAMEEEWLELEMLREEIEG comes from the coding sequence ATGGCTCCTCCGCTTCTACGGCTCGACCAGATACAGCTCACCTTTGGCGGCACCCCTCTTCTTGAGGATGCCAATCTTTCGGTAAGCGAGGGCGACCGCATCGCGCTGGTCGGGCGTAACGGCTCTGGCAAGTCTACCTTGCTCAAGATTGCCGCCGGCATGGTCGAGCCGACCTCGGGCGAAATGTTCCGTCATCCGGGTGCCACCGTGCGTTATCTGCCGCAGATGCCGGACATGGACGGCTTTGCCAATGTGCGGACCTATGTCGAGGCAGGGCTTGGTCCGGCGGATGATCCGCACCGGGTCACCTATCTTCTCGAGCATCTGGGGCTGAGCGGCGAGGAAAAGCCGGATCACCTTTCGGGCGGTGAAGCACGCCGTGCCGCACTGGCACGGGTGATTGCACCGCAACCGGACGTTCTGCTGCTCGATGAGCCTACGAACCATCTCGACCTCACCACCATCGAATGGCTCGAAGGCGAGTTACGCCAGATCCGTTCGGCCATCGTGCTGATTTCGCATGATCGGCGGTTTCTGGAAAATGTCAGCCGCGCAACGGTGTGGCTGGATCGCGGCCTGACGCGCCGTATCGAACAGGGTTTTGGCCATTTCGAGGAATGGCGCGATAAGGTTCTGGAGGAAGAAGAGCGCGATCATCACAAGCTCGGTCGCCAGATCGCGCGTGAGGAACACTGGCTGCGTTACGGCGTTACCGCACGACGCAAGCGCAATATGCGCCGCCTGGGTGAGTTGCATTCCATGCGTTCTGATTTCCGCAATCATCGCAAGGCGCAAGGGGCAGCGGTGCTGGCCGCGAGTGACAGCAAAGAGTCGGGCAAGCTGGTGATCGAAGCCAAGGGGCTGAGCAAGGCCTATGGCGAGCGTGAATTGGTCAAGGATTTCTCTATCCGCGTCCAGCGTGGTGATCGCATCGGGCTTGTCGGACCCAATGGTGCGGGCAAGACAACACTTTTATCGCTTTTGACCGGCAAGCTGGAACCGGATTCAGGCACTTTGCGTCTTGGCGTTAATCTGGAGATGGCCGAACTCGACCAGAAGCGTGAAGACCTCAACCTCAATGACACGCTTTCGCATTATCTGACTGACGGGCGCGGCGAGAGCCTGATCGTCAATGGCGAACAGCGCCATGTCGTCTCCTACATGAAGGATTTTTTGTTCCAGCCCGAGCAGGCGCGGACACCGATCCGCGAACTGTCGGGTGGCGAAAGAGCGCGGCTTATGCTGGCGCGTGTGCTGGCGCGTCCTGCCAATTTGTTGATCCTCGATGAGCCGACCAACGATCTCGACATGGAGACGCTCGATTTGTTGCAGGAACTGGTGGCCGGTTTCCCGGGCACCGTCATTCTGGTCAGCCACGACCGTGATTTTCTTGATCGCACCGTGACATCGGTCATTGCCCCGGAGGGCAACGGAAGCTGGCTCGAATATGCCGGCGGTTATGCTGATATGATGGCGCAGCGCAAGGAACAGGCGCTCAGCCGCCGGGCCGTTAAAGCGGCGGGTCTCCGCAATGATGACAAGCAGGATAGGGAGGCTGCGCAGCCCAAACGCGAGGAAAAACGCAAGCTGTCCTATAAGCAGAAATTTGCCCTTGAAACGCTGCCTACCAAGATGGACGCGCTTGCCAAGGAAATCGACGTGCTCGAAGGCAAGCTTGCCGATCCGGCACTTTATGCCAAGGACCCCGCGCTTTTTGCCAAGACCGCCGATCTTCTGGAAAAGAAGCGGGCCGAGAATGCCGCCATGGAAGAAGAATGGCTGGAACTGGAAATGCTGCGGGAAGAAATCGAAGGGTAG
- the cdlP gene encoding cell division protease CdlP codes for MSPSRALLRLLPLLSAQARRNWRKKATYLGVVLFAMLAGCQSINSSKDLGLQPSDNPVTVDTVTRNDKLAQLGAQQHPRILATYGGEYKDQRLERMVAKIVGKLTTVSDKPDQTYRITILDSPNINAFALPGGYLYVTRGLLALANDSSEVAAVIAHEMGHVVANHGILRQEKEAETGIAGRVASEVLHNETASREEVIRGKLRLAQFSRNQELQADAIGIKMIGEAGYDPFASARFLQSMDAYSSFRSVSGATDASLDFLASHPATPQRIELALGHARRIGAPGVGTTDRDSFLNGIDGLLYGDSPNQGYVREQAFLHPKLGVTFRAPAGFTIDNSATAVMASGPGEVAIRFDGASLPSGSSLTDYIRSGWVTGLEASSIRETNVNGLPAATARAAADRWQFDIMVISANDKVYRFLTAAPKGSAALLPASQQVTQSFRLLTPAEKNAIRPLRIRVVTVKPGDTLASLSARMQGTTRKLELFRLLNAMSPGATVSVGDRVKLISE; via the coding sequence ATGTCCCCTTCCCGGGCTCTTTTGCGCCTGCTGCCGTTGTTATCGGCACAAGCGCGACGCAACTGGCGGAAAAAAGCCACATATCTTGGTGTGGTTTTATTCGCCATGCTGGCCGGGTGCCAATCGATCAATTCCAGCAAGGATCTGGGCCTGCAGCCATCGGACAATCCGGTGACTGTGGACACTGTCACGCGCAATGACAAGCTGGCTCAGCTTGGCGCGCAGCAGCATCCGCGTATCCTTGCAACCTACGGCGGGGAATATAAGGACCAACGGCTGGAACGCATGGTCGCCAAGATTGTTGGCAAACTCACCACCGTATCCGACAAGCCCGACCAGACTTACCGTATCACCATTCTGGATTCGCCCAATATCAACGCCTTTGCCCTGCCAGGCGGGTATCTCTACGTCACACGCGGCCTTCTGGCGCTTGCCAATGATTCCTCCGAGGTGGCTGCCGTCATCGCGCATGAAATGGGACACGTCGTCGCCAATCACGGTATCTTGCGCCAGGAAAAGGAAGCCGAAACCGGCATTGCGGGGCGCGTGGCAAGCGAAGTGCTGCATAATGAGACCGCCAGCCGCGAAGAAGTCATTCGTGGCAAGCTGCGGCTGGCGCAATTCTCACGTAATCAGGAACTGCAAGCTGATGCAATTGGCATCAAGATGATCGGCGAAGCCGGCTATGATCCCTTTGCCTCGGCGCGCTTTCTCCAATCCATGGATGCGTATAGCAGTTTCCGCTCGGTTTCCGGCGCAACCGATGCCAGCCTGGATTTTCTGGCGAGCCACCCCGCCACGCCGCAGCGCATTGAGCTGGCACTCGGACACGCACGGCGGATCGGTGCGCCTGGCGTGGGCACAACCGACCGCGACTCGTTTCTCAATGGCATAGACGGTCTGCTCTATGGCGATTCTCCCAATCAGGGTTACGTTCGTGAACAAGCATTCCTTCATCCCAAGCTTGGCGTGACCTTCCGCGCGCCCGCAGGCTTCACCATCGACAATTCGGCGACCGCCGTCATGGCGAGCGGTCCGGGTGAAGTGGCAATTCGCTTCGATGGCGCTTCGCTGCCATCCGGTTCCAGCCTCACTGATTATATCCGCTCTGGCTGGGTCACCGGGCTTGAAGCAAGCTCGATCCGGGAGACGAATGTCAACGGCCTGCCTGCCGCAACAGCACGCGCCGCCGCTGACCGTTGGCAATTCGACATCATGGTTATCAGCGCCAATGACAAGGTCTATCGCTTCCTGACGGCGGCTCCCAAAGGCAGCGCGGCACTGCTGCCCGCTTCGCAACAGGTCACGCAGTCATTTCGCCTGCTGACGCCAGCAGAAAAGAACGCAATTCGGCCACTGCGCATCCGTGTCGTTACGGTGAAGCCCGGAGACACCTTGGCAAGCCTGTCAGCTCGCATGCAGGGTACTACACGTAAGCTTGAGCTGTTCCGGCTCCTCAACGCCATGTCCCCCGGCGCGACGGTTTCGGTTGGCGACCGCGTCAAGCTCATAAGCGAGTAA
- a CDS encoding aldo/keto reductase encodes MEFRKLGRSELKVSPLCFGGNVFGWTVDEATSFSLLDRFIAAGFNFIDTADAYSTWAPGNVGGESETIIGNWLKSRGQRDKVIIATKVGSEMGPDEKGLSPAYIRKAVDASLKRLQTDYIDLYQSHWDDPETPFEDTLGTYQELIEAGKIRVIGASNLTAERLTESLEVAKKHDLPRYESLQPLYNLYDRSGFEDGLEKICRDNDLAVISYFSLAAGFLTGKYRSSDDLGQSARGSTVEKYLTERGKKIIVALDDVAASIGAKLAQVAIAWLIAQPSVTAPIASATRLTQLGELIDASRLKLSDDAVARLNKASA; translated from the coding sequence ATGGAATTTCGAAAGCTCGGACGCAGCGAACTTAAAGTTTCGCCGCTTTGCTTTGGTGGCAATGTATTTGGATGGACGGTCGATGAGGCGACATCATTCTCGCTTCTCGACCGTTTTATCGCTGCCGGTTTCAACTTCATCGATACCGCCGACGCTTATTCGACATGGGCACCCGGCAATGTGGGCGGTGAATCCGAAACCATCATCGGCAACTGGCTGAAATCACGCGGCCAGCGCGACAAGGTTATCATTGCCACCAAGGTCGGTTCTGAAATGGGGCCGGACGAAAAAGGACTGTCGCCTGCCTATATCCGCAAGGCAGTGGATGCATCGCTCAAGCGGCTGCAAACAGATTATATCGATCTTTACCAGTCGCACTGGGATGATCCGGAAACGCCTTTTGAAGACACGCTCGGCACCTATCAGGAGCTGATCGAAGCGGGAAAAATCCGTGTCATCGGGGCCTCCAACCTGACGGCAGAGCGGCTCACAGAATCGCTGGAAGTGGCGAAAAAGCATGATCTTCCACGCTATGAAAGTCTGCAACCGCTTTATAATCTTTATGATCGTTCCGGCTTTGAGGATGGGCTGGAAAAAATCTGCCGCGACAACGATCTCGCCGTCATATCCTATTTTTCGCTTGCCGCAGGTTTCCTCACCGGCAAATACCGCTCAAGCGACGATCTGGGCCAAAGCGCACGCGGCTCAACGGTGGAAAAATATCTGACCGAGCGCGGGAAAAAAATCATCGTAGCGCTCGATGACGTGGCCGCTAGCATTGGCGCAAAACTCGCTCAGGTCGCCATCGCCTGGCTGATCGCGCAGCCTTCGGTCACAGCCCCCATCGCGAGCGCAACACGCCTCACGCAACTGGGCGAACTGATCGATGCCAGCCGTTTGAAATTGAGCGACGATGCGGTTGCGCGTCTCAACAAGGCAAGCGCCTGA
- a CDS encoding thiamine diphosphokinase, with amino-acid sequence MSTFVILLGGDLAVTERLRQQITGARFLAADSGIRHAAELGVEPELWLGDFDSASPSLRQHYMHVPQKTFSPAKDMTDGELALNEAYSLGATRVILCGAFGGARTDHTLLHLTLATAQARKGRNIFLSSGSEEAWPLLPGRHSFDLPDGALFSVVNFTDVDGLSITNAEWPLDNVTLPFGSSWTVSNIVDGTLCVSMRSGIAILVANLDVGLSR; translated from the coding sequence ATGAGCACATTTGTCATTCTCCTCGGCGGCGATCTCGCCGTGACCGAGCGCCTTCGGCAACAGATTACAGGCGCGCGTTTTCTGGCTGCCGATAGTGGTATCCGCCACGCTGCGGAACTCGGCGTCGAACCGGAATTATGGCTCGGCGATTTCGATTCAGCGTCGCCGTCGCTTAGGCAGCACTATATGCATGTGCCCCAAAAGACCTTTTCACCAGCCAAGGACATGACGGACGGTGAACTTGCCCTTAATGAAGCCTATTCGCTTGGCGCGACGCGCGTGATCTTATGCGGGGCTTTTGGCGGCGCACGCACCGATCACACCCTGCTCCATCTCACCTTGGCGACTGCTCAGGCCCGGAAAGGACGAAACATTTTCCTTTCCAGTGGTAGCGAAGAAGCATGGCCCCTGCTGCCTGGACGTCATTCTTTTGATCTGCCGGACGGAGCATTGTTCAGCGTCGTGAACTTTACTGATGTCGACGGTCTTTCGATCACAAATGCGGAGTGGCCGTTAGACAATGTGACCTTGCCGTTCGGCTCTTCATGGACGGTGTCCAATATAGTCGATGGAACGCTTTGCGTTTCGATGCGTTCTGGAATAGCGATACTTGTAGCGAACCTTGATGTGGGGTTGTCACGGTAA
- a CDS encoding MOSC domain-containing protein: METIVQSLLTGKVAPLGPHNAPSGIDKKPVQDGIRITHEGLCGDEQGDTRVHGGPEKAIHHYPLEHYNIWRAEIGERQCLDSAGAFGENISTIGLDEKNVAVGDRFQLGTALIEVSQGRQPCWKLNARFDVPDMAIRVQKTGRTGWYYRVLEEGLAEAGLPMVLVDRLSPEWTLHRIWYLLYVDMLNYDELSAMAEIPHLADGWKRYAVRRLQNRKVEDWSPRLTGEDA, encoded by the coding sequence ATGGAAACAATTGTCCAATCACTACTAACTGGAAAGGTCGCACCGTTAGGGCCGCACAACGCGCCCAGTGGTATCGACAAGAAACCCGTGCAAGACGGTATCAGGATAACGCATGAGGGACTTTGTGGCGACGAGCAGGGAGACACTCGCGTTCACGGCGGGCCGGAAAAAGCCATTCACCATTACCCGCTGGAACACTACAACATATGGCGCGCTGAAATCGGCGAGCGTCAATGCCTTGATAGCGCCGGCGCATTTGGAGAAAACATTTCGACCATCGGCCTTGATGAAAAGAACGTCGCGGTCGGCGATCGTTTCCAGTTGGGTACAGCGCTGATCGAGGTCTCACAGGGCCGCCAGCCTTGCTGGAAACTCAATGCCCGCTTCGATGTGCCCGATATGGCGATCCGCGTTCAGAAAACCGGACGCACAGGCTGGTATTATCGGGTGCTGGAAGAAGGTCTGGCAGAAGCCGGCCTGCCGATGGTGCTTGTCGACCGGCTGTCGCCGGAATGGACATTGCATCGCATCTGGTATCTGCTCTATGTCGATATGCTGAATTACGATGAGCTATCCGCAATGGCCGAAATCCCCCATCTTGCTGATGGCTGGAAACGTTATGCCGTGCGCCGACTTCAAAATCGCAAAGTGGAAGACTGGTCACCACGCCTTACGGGGGAAGATGCCTGA
- the thiQ gene encoding thiamine ABC transporter ATP-binding protein, which produces MTASAAISLHDVHFSYGDTAMRFDVTVAEGAIAAIVGPSGSGKSTLLNLIAGFEIPQSGTISLGATDITRLPPAARPVSMVFQENNLFAHLTVAQNIGLGRAPDLKLNANDRAAITHALKRVGLTGKEQRKPEALSGGERQRVAIARALVRERPILLLDEAFASLGPALRHQMLDLIRDLHSETGMTVLMVTHTPEDAIYLNTLLLFLENGQIREQGPARDLLSASGPAALQRYMGR; this is translated from the coding sequence ATGACTGCATCCGCTGCAATCAGCCTTCACGATGTTCATTTCAGCTATGGCGATACCGCAATGCGTTTCGATGTCACGGTTGCGGAAGGCGCAATAGCCGCGATCGTCGGCCCCAGCGGTTCAGGAAAGTCCACGCTTCTCAATCTCATTGCGGGTTTTGAAATACCTCAGTCCGGCACGATCTCCCTAGGCGCTACGGATATCACGCGTCTGCCACCTGCCGCCCGTCCGGTTTCGATGGTGTTTCAGGAAAACAATCTGTTCGCACACCTGACAGTTGCGCAGAATATCGGCTTGGGTCGAGCCCCTGATCTGAAGCTGAATGCAAATGATCGTGCTGCGATAACCCACGCGCTTAAACGTGTCGGGCTAACGGGTAAGGAACAACGCAAGCCCGAAGCGCTTTCGGGCGGTGAGCGCCAACGTGTGGCAATTGCACGCGCGCTGGTACGCGAACGCCCGATCCTGCTTTTGGACGAAGCTTTTGCGTCGCTGGGGCCGGCATTGCGGCACCAGATGCTCGATCTTATTCGCGATCTGCACAGCGAGACCGGTATGACCGTCCTTATGGTCACGCATACACCCGAAGATGCGATCTATCTCAATACGCTGCTGTTGTTCCTCGAAAATGGGCAAATTCGCGAGCAAGGTCCCGCACGAGATTTGTTATCCGCCTCTGGGCCGGCAGCTTTGCAGCGCTATATGGGGAGATAG
- a CDS encoding glycine zipper domain-containing protein, which yields MKSRLSMIAIAAVLAFSTAACTTNEKRTAGYGVGGAALGALAGGAIGGSGRGALAGAAIGGVAGTLLGASQTRNGVQYCRYRDNYGRTYEAPCQ from the coding sequence ATGAAATCACGTCTTTCCATGATTGCAATTGCCGCCGTGCTCGCGTTCTCGACTGCAGCATGCACGACCAATGAAAAGCGTACGGCTGGCTATGGTGTCGGCGGTGCAGCCCTCGGCGCTCTTGCCGGTGGTGCAATTGGCGGCAGCGGTCGCGGCGCTCTTGCCGGTGCAGCAATCGGCGGTGTCGCCGGTACGCTTCTCGGTGCATCCCAGACGCGCAACGGCGTCCAGTACTGCCGTTACCGCGATAACTATGGTCGCACTTACGAAGCACCTTGCCAGTAA
- the thiB gene encoding thiamine ABC transporter substrate binding subunit, with the protein MRLLSLLALSFSAAIAFSSAAQAKDKLTVYTYDSFISEWGPGPKVKENFEKDCNCEVEWIASADGVALLNRLKLEGRNTIADIVLGLDVNLLTEARASGFFAPSGIDLGNISVPGGFKDDIFVPFDYGYFAVVYDSDKLPDPPQSLKELVEGDASQKIVLQDPRTSTPGLGMLLWMKAVYGDKAGEAWEKLQKRVLTVTPGWSEAYGLFTRGEAPMVLSYTSSPAYHLIAEKTDRYKALVFPEGSYLQVELAAQTLTGAKNPLAQRFLTFMTGPGFQDVIPETNWMFPAGKMSTPLPSAFEALPKPEKTLIIPSDEVAEHRRVWVSEWLTATSR; encoded by the coding sequence ATGCGGCTCTTATCCTTGCTGGCTCTTTCCTTCTCGGCAGCCATTGCCTTTTCTTCTGCCGCACAGGCAAAGGACAAGCTGACCGTCTATACCTATGACAGTTTCATTTCCGAATGGGGACCAGGACCCAAGGTCAAGGAAAACTTCGAGAAGGACTGTAACTGCGAGGTGGAATGGATCGCTTCCGCCGACGGCGTCGCCCTTCTCAACCGCCTCAAGCTGGAGGGCAGAAACACCATCGCAGATATCGTGCTTGGCCTTGATGTCAATCTTCTGACGGAAGCGCGTGCTTCTGGATTTTTTGCGCCAAGCGGTATTGATCTGGGCAATATCAGTGTGCCGGGCGGGTTCAAGGACGATATTTTTGTACCCTTTGACTATGGTTATTTCGCCGTGGTCTATGATTCAGATAAACTGCCCGATCCACCGCAAAGCCTCAAGGAACTGGTTGAGGGCGACGCTTCGCAAAAGATCGTGTTGCAGGATCCGCGCACGTCGACACCGGGGCTTGGCATGCTTTTATGGATGAAAGCGGTTTATGGCGACAAGGCTGGCGAGGCATGGGAAAAGCTTCAAAAACGTGTTCTGACCGTCACACCGGGCTGGTCGGAGGCATACGGACTTTTCACGCGTGGCGAGGCACCGATGGTGTTGTCCTATACGAGTTCGCCCGCCTATCACCTCATTGCCGAAAAGACCGACCGCTACAAGGCACTGGTGTTTCCCGAGGGGAGTTATCTTCAGGTTGAGCTTGCCGCCCAGACGCTCACGGGTGCGAAAAACCCGCTGGCGCAAAGATTTCTTACTTTTATGACCGGACCGGGCTTCCAGGATGTAATCCCTGAAACCAACTGGATGTTTCCGGCAGGCAAGATGTCCACGCCGTTGCCATCTGCTTTTGAAGCATTGCCCAAACCGGAAAAGACCCTCATCATCCCCTCCGACGAAGTGGCAGAACATCGCCGTGTCTGGGTGAGCGAATGGCTGACAGCGACTAGCCGATGA